Proteins from a single region of Mustela erminea isolate mMusErm1 chromosome X, mMusErm1.Pri, whole genome shotgun sequence:
- the TCEAL7 gene encoding transcription elongation factor A protein-like 7: protein MQKPCKENEGKPKYSVPKREEERPYGEFERQQTEGNFRQRLLQSLEEFKEDIDYRHFKDEEMTREGDEMERCLEEIRGLRKKFRALHSNHRHSLDRPYPI from the coding sequence ATGCAAAAACCctgcaaagaaaatgaaggaaagccCAAGTACAGCGTgccaaagagagaggaagaacgcCCCTATGGAGAATTTGAACGCCAGCAAACAGAGGGGAATTTTAGGCAAAGGCTGCTTCAGTCCCTCGAGGAATTTAAAGAGGACATAGACTATAGGcactttaaagatgaagaaatgacgAGGGAGGGAGATGAGATGGAAAGGTGTTTGGAAGAGATAAGGGGTCTGAGAAAGAAATTTAGGGCTCTGCATTCTAACCATAGGCATTCCCTGGACCGTCCCTATCCCATTTAA